Proteins from a genomic interval of Diaminobutyricimonas aerilata:
- a CDS encoding MarR family winged helix-turn-helix transcriptional regulator gives MSRSGADLALLLLGGYRTLVESAMTELASHGHGDFRPGHEFAMRAIASGADSASELGRRMSVTKQAAAKTIAVLTERGYVTSAPDPADGRRKRLQVTPRGIEAMELGEAAFERSRAAWEERLSTAELVRVESALRTVVGDRVVDPEAAGWSTDSPA, from the coding sequence ATGTCGCGATCCGGCGCCGACCTGGCGCTTCTCCTCCTCGGCGGGTATCGCACGCTCGTGGAGAGCGCGATGACCGAGCTCGCGTCGCATGGCCACGGCGACTTCCGTCCCGGACACGAGTTCGCGATGCGGGCGATCGCCAGCGGCGCGGACAGCGCGTCGGAGCTGGGTCGTCGGATGTCCGTGACGAAGCAGGCCGCCGCCAAGACGATCGCAGTGCTGACGGAGCGCGGCTATGTCACGAGCGCGCCGGACCCGGCCGATGGCCGGCGGAAGCGCCTGCAGGTGACTCCGCGCGGCATCGAGGCCATGGAGCTGGGCGAAGCGGCATTCGAGCGGTCGCGCGCCGCCTGGGAGGAGCGGCTCAGCACCGCCGAGCTGGTCCGAGTGGAGTCCGCCCTGCGGACCGTCGTCGGCGATCGCGTCGTCGATCCGGAGGCCGCCGGATGGAGCACCGACTCCCCGGCCTGA
- a CDS encoding glycoside hydrolase family 172 protein, whose product MVLSDISTLATRRDVRTRSISPENFDGAPGGGGRATEGTGAESARDLGPGWKISPSVDIRAGETFELAAIAGGGRIQHIWITTHVDNWRELILRAYWDGAEEPAVEVPYGDFFCNGWGRFAQVTSQAVAANPNGGFNSYWPMPFRESARLTLENLSPSDVRVYYQITYEVGGDYSGEDYFHAQWRRSNPLEHLTPHTIVEGVEGAGRYVGTYLAWGVNSNGWWGEGEIKFYLDDDDEYPTICGTGTEDYFGGAWNFDVPGQGYTEYSTPYLGMPQVIRPDGLYTAQQRFGMYRWHIADPIHFATALRVDIQALGWRSGWRYLPLRDDIASTAIFYLDRPVARRPGTPTRDELEIHTGDGAAPRGA is encoded by the coding sequence GTGGTCCTGTCGGACATCAGCACCCTGGCGACGCGTCGCGACGTGCGCACCCGATCCATCAGCCCCGAGAACTTCGACGGTGCTCCCGGCGGGGGAGGGCGCGCCACCGAGGGGACCGGGGCCGAGAGCGCCCGCGATCTCGGCCCCGGATGGAAGATCTCCCCGAGCGTCGACATCAGGGCGGGCGAGACGTTCGAACTCGCCGCCATCGCCGGCGGCGGGCGCATCCAGCACATCTGGATCACGACGCACGTCGACAACTGGCGGGAGCTCATCCTCCGCGCGTACTGGGACGGCGCCGAGGAGCCGGCCGTCGAGGTGCCCTACGGCGACTTCTTCTGCAACGGCTGGGGGCGCTTCGCCCAGGTGACTTCGCAAGCCGTCGCGGCGAACCCGAACGGCGGGTTCAACTCGTACTGGCCCATGCCGTTCCGCGAGAGTGCCCGGCTGACGCTCGAGAACCTCTCGCCTAGCGACGTGCGGGTGTACTACCAGATCACCTACGAGGTCGGCGGGGACTACTCCGGCGAGGACTACTTCCACGCGCAGTGGCGTCGCAGCAATCCGCTCGAGCACCTCACCCCGCACACCATCGTCGAGGGCGTGGAGGGCGCCGGCCGGTACGTCGGCACCTACCTCGCGTGGGGCGTCAACTCGAACGGCTGGTGGGGCGAGGGCGAGATCAAGTTCTACCTCGACGACGACGACGAGTACCCGACCATCTGCGGCACCGGCACGGAGGACTACTTCGGCGGGGCATGGAACTTCGACGTGCCGGGACAGGGCTACACCGAGTACTCGACCCCTTACCTCGGGATGCCGCAGGTCATCCGGCCCGACGGGTTGTACACGGCGCAGCAGCGGTTCGGCATGTACCGCTGGCACATCGCCGACCCCATCCATTTCGCCACGGCGCTGCGGGTGGACATCCAGGCGCTCGGCTGGCGCAGCGGCTGGCGGTACCTGCCGCTGCGCGACGACATCGCCTCGACGGCGATCTTCTACCTCGACCGGCCGGTCGCCCGCCGGCCCGGGACACCCACCCGCGACGAGCTCGAGATCCACACGGGCGACGGAGCGGCACCGCGCGGGGCGTGA
- a CDS encoding LacI family DNA-binding transcriptional regulator → MATIYEVAALAGVSPATVSRVFNGARVSEGKARAVRDAAEQLRFVPNRTARTLRRQNSEVIALVIPDIENPFFTSLARGVEDRAQAAGYSVVLCNTDEDPAKESTYLDIAISENMAGVVLAPASDHSDLHRLIERNRPIVAIDRGTSFEIDGVMTDNRAAGHSATSALAAAGHRRIALITGPEGIETADERLRGWAQVVGADTAHDYVRRANYRVDGGRAAMTSLLEMPEPPDAVVAGNNLMGVGALQVLTGAGRMPPEFGVAVIGDLPFTTLRPTAITRVQLPARQMGVTAATMLIERIGGDTQPARTVVLRNTLVPATPGVRAL, encoded by the coding sequence ATGGCGACGATCTACGAGGTCGCGGCCCTCGCCGGGGTGAGCCCGGCGACCGTCTCGCGGGTGTTCAACGGCGCGCGCGTCTCCGAGGGCAAGGCCCGCGCCGTGCGGGACGCCGCGGAACAGTTGCGTTTCGTGCCGAACCGCACCGCCCGCACGCTGCGGCGGCAGAACTCCGAGGTCATCGCCCTCGTCATCCCCGACATCGAGAACCCCTTCTTCACCTCGCTCGCCCGCGGGGTCGAAGACCGCGCGCAAGCCGCCGGGTACTCCGTCGTGCTGTGCAACACCGACGAGGATCCGGCGAAGGAATCCACCTACCTCGACATCGCCATCAGCGAGAACATGGCGGGCGTCGTGCTCGCCCCCGCGTCGGATCACAGCGACCTGCACCGGCTCATCGAACGCAACCGGCCGATCGTCGCGATCGACCGGGGCACGAGCTTCGAGATCGACGGGGTGATGACCGACAACCGCGCGGCCGGCCATTCCGCGACCTCCGCCCTCGCCGCGGCCGGGCACCGCCGGATCGCGCTCATCACCGGCCCGGAGGGCATCGAGACGGCCGACGAGCGGCTGCGCGGGTGGGCCCAGGTCGTCGGCGCCGACACCGCGCACGACTACGTGCGCCGGGCGAACTATCGCGTCGACGGCGGTCGCGCCGCGATGACGTCGCTGCTCGAGATGCCCGAACCACCCGACGCCGTCGTGGCGGGCAACAACCTCATGGGCGTCGGCGCTCTGCAGGTGCTCACCGGCGCGGGACGGATGCCGCCCGAGTTCGGGGTGGCCGTCATCGGCGACCTTCCGTTCACCACGCTCCGGCCGACCGCGATCACGCGGGTACAGCTGCCGGCGCGGCAGATGGGGGTGACGGCGGCGACGATGCTCATCGAGCGCATCGGCGGCGACACGCAGCCCGCCCGCACCGTCGTGCTGCGCAACACCCTCGTGCCGGCGACACCGGGCGTCCGCGCGCTCTGA